DNA sequence from the Sulfurimonas sediminis genome:
GTTGAAAAAGCACTACGGCAAATAAAATCCACACAGCTCTTTACATGTAACAAAAATATACTGCAAGAGTTATATGAATATGCGCAATCTGTACAAAAATTTCTCTCATACTATGCAAATAATGATTTTAAAAGATGCTATGAACTTATAGACAGCGATACAAGACTGCAAAATCTTGAAATTACAAAACTTCTTGAAAAACACTGGCAGAAGCTTATGAACGAGTGTGAAATACATGCGCTTAACGGTGATATACAACAGATAAAAAAGAGACTGGGAGAACTGATATACACACATTCAAGAAAACAAAGAACAGGAAATCTTCTTCGGCTCAGTTTCTACACACAGATAAAACAACTCATCAATACAGATAAATTCAAAAGTGCTGAAAATATCATTTATTCCTATATTGATATTTTCGGTATAGACAAAGAGATTAGAATTATCATGAACAGCTATGAAACATACAGTACCAAAAAACTTGCCATTACTCACGAACAGGGGAAAAAACGCTCACGGGACAGCTGGTTTGATTCACAAATATTATGAATTCATAAGAGCAATTAACACCTCGACAGTCTCACTAAACGGTATCTGTATTGTCGAATCTTGCGTTATAAATTTTTCCATATCCTCTTTTTTATCAATAGCTTCATCAAGTTCAGCATCACTGCCTTTTGTATAGGCACCTATTCTTATGAGTGTTTCATTCTCTTTAAGAAGGGTATACAGTCGTCTAAATTTCATAACTGCCTTGAGATGCTCCGGTGTAATGATATCACTCATAACCCTTGAAGCCGAATTTAAAATATGCACAGGCGGATAGATGCCAAAATCTGTCATTTCACGAGAAAGAACGATATGCCCGTCTAAAATGGAACGGGACTGATCGGCGATAGGATCACCCATATCATCTCCCTCTATCAAAACAGTAAAAAAGGCCGTAATGCTCCCTTTGCCTTCTTCTTTTCCCGCACGTTCCATTAACTGGGGCAAAAGGGTGAGAGAGGAGGGAGGGTAGCCTTTTGAAGTCGGTGGTTCTCCAAGTGCCAGTCCTATTTCACGCTGTGCCATAGCAAAGCGTGTAACAGAGTCCATAATAAAGAGCACATCTCTGCCCTGATCCTTAAAATGTTCGGCAACACTCATTGCGGCAAAAGCACCGTATTTTCGCATCAAAGGAGAATCATCTGACGTTGCCACGACTATAACAGTATTTGTCAAATCACCACCGAGATTCTTTTCTATAAATTCAGGAACTTCACGACCGCGCTCACCGATGAGTGCTACGACCTTTATAGGAGCATCTGCTCCGCGGACAATCATACCCATCAGCGTTGATTTTCCGACACCGCTTCCTGCAAATATTCCGAGTTTCTGTCCTTTTCCACAGGTCAGAAGTCCGTCAATTGATTTGACCCCTACAGAAAAAACTTCATCTATCATACCTCTTTTCATTGCCGCTATTGGTGCTTTTATGATAGGGGTAAGCTTTCCTTCTTTCAGACTGCCTTTGCCATCAACAGGGCGCATAAATGGATCTACTACACGTCCCAAAAGAGCAGGGCCCACAGGAATATTCAAGCCTGTGGAATCTAAAAATACTTTATCTCCCGAACGAAATCCCTCTACAAATGAAAAAGGTGTAATGAAAAAGAGATCTGCATCAATCTCCGTTACCATTCCGACAGTCTCCTGTCCTGTAGTATCTGAAACAATTTTTACCATATCGCTTATGCTTACATGTAAACCTTTTGCTGTAATAATCGTTGCGTTGATTTTCACAACCTCGCCAAAAGAAACCGAATAGTTTTTATTTGCAAGTTTCTCTTTCAGTGATGAAAATGGCATGTTTTAGTATCTGTTTCCCGTAGGAGAATTAATG
Encoded proteins:
- the fliI gene encoding flagellar protein export ATPase FliI produces the protein MPFSSLKEKLANKNYSVSFGEVVKINATIITAKGLHVSISDMVKIVSDTTGQETVGMVTEIDADLFFITPFSFVEGFRSGDKVFLDSTGLNIPVGPALLGRVVDPFMRPVDGKGSLKEGKLTPIIKAPIAAMKRGMIDEVFSVGVKSIDGLLTCGKGQKLGIFAGSGVGKSTLMGMIVRGADAPIKVVALIGERGREVPEFIEKNLGGDLTNTVIVVATSDDSPLMRKYGAFAAMSVAEHFKDQGRDVLFIMDSVTRFAMAQREIGLALGEPPTSKGYPPSSLTLLPQLMERAGKEEGKGSITAFFTVLIEGDDMGDPIADQSRSILDGHIVLSREMTDFGIYPPVHILNSASRVMSDIITPEHLKAVMKFRRLYTLLKENETLIRIGAYTKGSDAELDEAIDKKEDMEKFITQDSTIQIPFSETVEVLIALMNS